One stretch of Pseudoramibacter sp. DNA includes these proteins:
- the def gene encoding peptide deformylase, producing MAIRKLRYNDDPILRKKAREITEINDRMKTLAADMLETMYHDEGVGLAAPQVGILRRMIVIDVGQGPITMINPVIVSQKGSIVDIEGCLSFPDDGGYVERPEYVTAQFTDLEGRRCEVKGHMLLARAICHEIDHLNGEVFIDKKIPNEEAQKMIEKQNERLAKAQHKTLHDSARDEVTSEAFETPSDLQDVAVMKEGADHE from the coding sequence AAGATATAATGACGATCCAATACTCAGAAAAAAAGCACGGGAAATTACAGAGATTAACGATAGAATGAAAACCCTCGCGGCAGATATGCTGGAAACTATGTATCACGATGAAGGGGTCGGGCTCGCAGCGCCTCAGGTAGGCATTTTGAGAAGAATGATCGTGATCGACGTCGGGCAAGGTCCGATTACGATGATTAATCCTGTGATTGTGAGCCAAAAGGGGAGTATAGTCGATATTGAAGGCTGTCTGAGTTTCCCGGATGACGGCGGCTATGTAGAAAGACCTGAATATGTGACAGCTCAGTTTACGGATTTGGAAGGCCGCCGCTGTGAAGTGAAAGGGCATATGCTGCTTGCCCGGGCCATCTGTCACGAAATCGATCATCTCAATGGTGAAGTTTTTATCGATAAAAAGATTCCAAATGAAGAAGCACAAAAGATGATTGAAAAGCAGAATGAACGTCTTGCCAAAGCTCAGCATAAGACACTGCACGATTCTGCAAGAGATGAAGTGACCAGCGAAGCTTTTGAAACACCTTCAGATTTACAGGATGTTGCCGTCATGAAAGAAGGAGCAGATCATGAATAA